The Colias croceus chromosome 3, ilColCroc2.1 genome includes a region encoding these proteins:
- the LOC123705842 gene encoding protein ultraspiracle homolog isoform X2, producing MDSRDPGLNLEPGFMSPMSPPEMKPDTAMLDGGMRDDATSPPALRNYPPNHPLSGSKHLCSICGDRASGKHYGVYSCEGCKGFFKRTVRKDLTYACREERNCIIDKRQRNRCQFCRYQKCLACGMKREAVQEERQRAARGAEDAHPSSSVQELSIERLLEMESLVADPSEEFQFLRVGPDTNVPPRYRAPVSSLCQIGNKQIAALVVWARDIPHFSQLEMDDQVLLIKASWNELLLFAIAWRSMEYLEDDRENMDGTRTVSPPQLMCLMPGMTLHRNSALQAGVGQIFDRVLSELSLKMRALRMDQAEYVALKAIVLLNPDVKGLKNRQEVDVLREKMFSCLDEYCRRSHSAEEGRFASLLLRLPALRSISLKGFEHLFFFHLVAEGNISGFIREALRNHAPPIDANSMM from the exons GGTTGAACCTGGAGCCAGGTTTTATGTCGCCTATGTCACCGCCTGAAATGAAGCCGGACACAGCGATGCTGGACGGCGGAATGCGTGACGACGCGACGTCTCCCCCTGCGCTCAGGAATTATCCGCCGAACCATCCTCTCAGTGGATCAAAACACTTATGCTCGATATGCGGCGACAGAGCGTCGGGCAAACACTACGGGGTGTAcag ctGCGAAGGATGTAAAGGCTTCTTCAAACGGACGGTTCGAAAAGACCTTACGTACGCGTGTCGAGAAGAAAGGAATTGCATAATAGACAAACGGCAGAGGAATCGATGTCAGTTCTGCCGCTACCAGAAATGTCTCGCGTGTGGTATGAAGCGGGAGGCGGTGCAGGAGGAGCGGCAGAGGGCGGCGCGGGGGGCGGAGGACGCGCATCCTAGCAGTTCTGTACAG GAATTGTCGATAGAGCGGCTATTAGAAATGGAGTCGTTGGTAGCGGATCCCAGTGAGGAATTTCAGTTTTTGCGCGTAGGGCCCGACACTAACGTGCCGCCGCGGTACCGGGCGCCTGTCTCTAGCCTTTGTCAAATAG GTAACAAACAAATAGCCGCGCTAGTTGTGTGGGCTCGCGACATCCCCCACTTCAGCCAGCTGGAGATGGACGACCAGGTGCTGCTCATCAAGGCGTCCTGGAACGAGCTGCTGCTGTTCGCGATCGCTTGGCGGTCTATGGAG tactTGGAAGACGACCGAGAAAATATGGACGGCACGCGAACTGTCTCGCCGCCGCAGCTCATGTGTCTCATGCCAG gtATGACGTTGCACCGCAACTCAGCGCTGCAGGCGGGCGTGGGGCAGATCTTCGACCGCGTGCTGTCGGAGCTGTCGCTGAAGATGCGCGCACTGCGCATGGACCAGGCGGAGTACGTCGCGCTCAAGGCCATCGTGCTGCTTAACCCGG ATGTTAAGGGCTTGAAGAATCGCCAGGAAGTCGACGTACTACGAGaaaag ATGTTCTCGTGCCTGGACGAGTACTGCCGGCGGTCGCACAGCGCGGAGGAGGGCCGGTTCGCGTCGCTGCTGCTGCGCCTGCCCGCGCTGCGCTCCATCTCGCTCAAGGGCTTCGAGCACCTGTTCTTCTTCCACCTGGTGGCCGAGGGCAACATCAGCGGCTTCATCCGCGAGGCGCTGCGCAACCACGCGCCGCCCATCGACGCCAACTCGATGATGTAA
- the LOC123705842 gene encoding protein ultraspiracle homolog isoform X1 produces MSSVAKKDKPTMSVTALMQWARPAPPGPQQPPPATPAPSANMLQSPGTPTMSNVDYSIDMQWLNLEPGFMSPMSPPEMKPDTAMLDGGMRDDATSPPALRNYPPNHPLSGSKHLCSICGDRASGKHYGVYSCEGCKGFFKRTVRKDLTYACREERNCIIDKRQRNRCQFCRYQKCLACGMKREAVQEERQRAARGAEDAHPSSSVQELSIERLLEMESLVADPSEEFQFLRVGPDTNVPPRYRAPVSSLCQIGNKQIAALVVWARDIPHFSQLEMDDQVLLIKASWNELLLFAIAWRSMEYLEDDRENMDGTRTVSPPQLMCLMPGMTLHRNSALQAGVGQIFDRVLSELSLKMRALRMDQAEYVALKAIVLLNPDVKGLKNRQEVDVLREKMFSCLDEYCRRSHSAEEGRFASLLLRLPALRSISLKGFEHLFFFHLVAEGNISGFIREALRNHAPPIDANSMM; encoded by the exons ATGTCGAGTGTGGCGAAGAAAGACAAGCCGACGATGTCTGTGACTGCGCTTATGCAGTGGGCGCGGCCGGCGCCGCCGGGGCCGCAGCAGCCGCCGCCCGCGACCCCCGCGCCCTCCGCCAACATGCTGCAGTCGCCCGGGACTCCTACAATGTCCAACGTGGATTACTCCATCGACATGcaat GGTTGAACCTGGAGCCAGGTTTTATGTCGCCTATGTCACCGCCTGAAATGAAGCCGGACACAGCGATGCTGGACGGCGGAATGCGTGACGACGCGACGTCTCCCCCTGCGCTCAGGAATTATCCGCCGAACCATCCTCTCAGTGGATCAAAACACTTATGCTCGATATGCGGCGACAGAGCGTCGGGCAAACACTACGGGGTGTAcag ctGCGAAGGATGTAAAGGCTTCTTCAAACGGACGGTTCGAAAAGACCTTACGTACGCGTGTCGAGAAGAAAGGAATTGCATAATAGACAAACGGCAGAGGAATCGATGTCAGTTCTGCCGCTACCAGAAATGTCTCGCGTGTGGTATGAAGCGGGAGGCGGTGCAGGAGGAGCGGCAGAGGGCGGCGCGGGGGGCGGAGGACGCGCATCCTAGCAGTTCTGTACAG GAATTGTCGATAGAGCGGCTATTAGAAATGGAGTCGTTGGTAGCGGATCCCAGTGAGGAATTTCAGTTTTTGCGCGTAGGGCCCGACACTAACGTGCCGCCGCGGTACCGGGCGCCTGTCTCTAGCCTTTGTCAAATAG GTAACAAACAAATAGCCGCGCTAGTTGTGTGGGCTCGCGACATCCCCCACTTCAGCCAGCTGGAGATGGACGACCAGGTGCTGCTCATCAAGGCGTCCTGGAACGAGCTGCTGCTGTTCGCGATCGCTTGGCGGTCTATGGAG tactTGGAAGACGACCGAGAAAATATGGACGGCACGCGAACTGTCTCGCCGCCGCAGCTCATGTGTCTCATGCCAG gtATGACGTTGCACCGCAACTCAGCGCTGCAGGCGGGCGTGGGGCAGATCTTCGACCGCGTGCTGTCGGAGCTGTCGCTGAAGATGCGCGCACTGCGCATGGACCAGGCGGAGTACGTCGCGCTCAAGGCCATCGTGCTGCTTAACCCGG ATGTTAAGGGCTTGAAGAATCGCCAGGAAGTCGACGTACTACGAGaaaag ATGTTCTCGTGCCTGGACGAGTACTGCCGGCGGTCGCACAGCGCGGAGGAGGGCCGGTTCGCGTCGCTGCTGCTGCGCCTGCCCGCGCTGCGCTCCATCTCGCTCAAGGGCTTCGAGCACCTGTTCTTCTTCCACCTGGTGGCCGAGGGCAACATCAGCGGCTTCATCCGCGAGGCGCTGCGCAACCACGCGCCGCCCATCGACGCCAACTCGATGATGTAA